In the Candidatus Angelobacter sp. genome, one interval contains:
- a CDS encoding MoaD/ThiS family protein, with protein sequence MIRVVLPFHLRNLARVDGEVQLNVAGPVTVGTILDALEARYPVLCGTIRDHGTLKRRPFIRFFACKEDLSLEPPDTRLPDEVVSGAEPFLVVGAMAGG encoded by the coding sequence ATGATTCGTGTGGTGCTTCCATTCCACCTGCGCAACCTCGCGCGCGTGGACGGCGAAGTGCAGCTCAACGTGGCGGGTCCGGTCACCGTGGGAACCATTCTCGATGCGCTCGAGGCGCGCTATCCCGTGTTGTGCGGAACGATCCGCGATCACGGCACGTTAAAGCGCCGGCCATTCATCAGATTCTTCGCCTGCAAGGAGGATTTGTCTCTTGAACCGCCCGACACTCGGTTGCCCGACGAGGTGGTCAGCGGTGCCGAGCCGTTTTTGGTCGTGGGGGCGATGGCGGGAGGCTGA